The following proteins come from a genomic window of Gimesia chilikensis:
- a CDS encoding protein kinase domain-containing protein has translation MSLSLEQFVSQLEESGVISAVDIAVFQKSQSPAAESAEDLGKLLVKHKKVTKLQAQFVYQGKGKQLLLGNYLILDKIGAGGMGDVYLAEHRRMERRVALKTLPAAMTKDTQSIQRFHREVKAAAKLTHPNIVTAHDADEANGVHYFVMEYVEGIDLSAVVKKQGVLKVDVAVDYILQAAKGLEYAHEEGVIHRDIKPANLLLDKKGTIKILDMGLARIEDEAHEIPATQLTQDGSVMGTVDYMAPEQAKDTHTADARSDIYSLGCSLYYLLTGESVYRGSTMVNRIMAHQNDPIPSLTGKHILISQDIDAVFQKMVAKKPEDRFQSMSEVIVAIENCIQMKSSSTVSTEPSDSELHKFLQSQKVASSPTIVMSADVMTAEKPLTDTQNESLTSGFLNNTLGGTSYQPLSKRKQSIGKRGGIIAGVVLASLVLIAGIIFKIDTPSGTIVLEVDQPELAGAVVSVDEQKKITIKTGEGKEPIEVVADEKTHTLQVTKGGFETFTKQFTVKAGGKETIKVRLMPSAMTEKIPPSKDSNYALEFDGKSSYIAVDTLKYDGNHPLTLEAFIIPQATKSKWMASPLGLSKVPLNLNVKLVAGRAKLSVYTLHAKSRNPDQTYFLTTEYIPLQSEGFHVAVCFDGKRFKLFLNGKTLKATLTKRNADDSFSETDDEIMLKEFYPSESFHIGCHRKGGGFFKGTIDEVRISNIARYTEDFTPTKRFENDKNTMALYHFDEGSGDVLKDLSGNGHDGKIVGTKWVKLNDELKVIEPATKAP, from the coding sequence ATGTCGCTTAGTCTGGAACAATTTGTATCTCAGCTTGAGGAAAGCGGTGTTATCTCCGCTGTGGATATCGCTGTCTTTCAAAAGTCGCAATCTCCTGCTGCGGAGTCTGCCGAAGACTTGGGGAAACTGCTGGTCAAACACAAAAAAGTCACCAAGCTTCAAGCACAGTTCGTTTATCAGGGCAAAGGAAAACAACTGCTGCTGGGGAACTATCTCATTCTGGATAAAATCGGTGCGGGTGGGATGGGTGATGTCTATCTGGCTGAACACCGTCGTATGGAAAGGCGGGTGGCTCTCAAAACTCTGCCAGCTGCGATGACCAAAGATACACAATCGATCCAACGCTTCCACCGTGAGGTCAAAGCAGCCGCAAAGCTGACCCATCCAAATATCGTGACTGCCCATGATGCCGATGAAGCCAATGGTGTCCATTACTTTGTGATGGAGTATGTGGAAGGCATTGATCTGTCAGCCGTTGTGAAAAAACAGGGTGTGCTTAAGGTTGATGTTGCCGTCGATTATATTCTGCAAGCGGCAAAGGGTTTGGAATATGCCCATGAAGAAGGAGTGATTCATCGAGACATTAAACCCGCCAATTTGTTGCTGGACAAAAAAGGCACTATCAAAATACTGGACATGGGGCTGGCACGGATCGAAGACGAAGCCCACGAAATTCCAGCCACACAGCTAACACAAGATGGCTCAGTGATGGGCACCGTCGATTACATGGCTCCCGAACAGGCCAAGGACACGCACACAGCCGATGCCCGTTCCGACATATACAGCTTGGGGTGTTCGCTGTATTACCTGCTCACAGGCGAATCGGTTTACCGAGGCAGTACCATGGTCAATCGGATCATGGCACACCAGAATGATCCTATTCCTTCACTGACAGGCAAACACATCCTCATTTCTCAAGATATCGATGCCGTGTTTCAGAAGATGGTTGCCAAGAAGCCTGAAGACCGATTTCAATCGATGAGTGAAGTCATCGTCGCAATTGAAAATTGTATTCAGATGAAGTCTTCCTCGACTGTTTCGACAGAACCGTCAGATTCAGAGTTACACAAGTTTCTGCAATCACAAAAGGTCGCATCCAGTCCGACAATTGTCATGTCTGCGGATGTCATGACGGCAGAAAAACCGTTGACCGATACTCAAAATGAGAGCCTCACTTCTGGTTTTTTGAACAACACACTGGGCGGCACCAGCTATCAACCGTTATCAAAGCGAAAGCAGTCCATCGGAAAACGGGGTGGAATTATTGCGGGCGTGGTGCTGGCTTCGCTCGTTTTAATAGCTGGAATCATCTTCAAAATAGACACCCCCTCAGGGACCATCGTTCTGGAAGTCGACCAGCCCGAATTGGCGGGTGCTGTGGTTTCTGTCGATGAGCAAAAGAAAATCACCATCAAGACGGGTGAAGGTAAAGAACCGATTGAAGTGGTGGCTGATGAAAAGACACATACATTACAAGTGACCAAAGGCGGATTCGAAACATTTACAAAGCAGTTTACGGTGAAAGCGGGTGGCAAAGAGACGATCAAGGTCCGCTTGATGCCGTCGGCAATGACTGAGAAAATACCGCCTTCCAAAGATAGTAACTATGCGTTGGAGTTTGATGGGAAGTCGAGTTACATTGCTGTAGACACGCTGAAGTATGATGGAAACCATCCGTTGACGCTGGAAGCATTTATTATCCCGCAAGCCACGAAATCTAAATGGATGGCTTCCCCGCTTGGGCTGTCGAAAGTACCCCTTAATCTAAACGTCAAATTGGTAGCAGGGAGAGCGAAATTATCAGTATATACGTTACACGCCAAATCCAGAAATCCTGATCAAACCTATTTTCTAACTACAGAATACATACCACTTCAATCAGAAGGATTTCACGTTGCAGTCTGCTTTGATGGAAAGCGATTCAAGCTGTTCCTGAATGGGAAAACATTGAAAGCAACTCTTACGAAAAGAAACGCTGATGATTCATTTTCTGAAACCGACGATGAAATAATGTTAAAAGAATTCTATCCCAGTGAGTCTTTTCACATCGGTTGTCATAGAAAAGGTGGCGGCTTCTTCAAAGGCACCATCGACGAAGTTCGTATTTCCAACATCGCCCGGTACACCGAAGATTTCACCCCTACCAAACGCTTTGAAAACGACAAAAACACAATGGCCTTGTATCACTTTGATGAAGGCAGCGGCGATGTTCTCAAAGACTTATCCGGCAACGGACACGATGGCAAGATTGTTGGTACAAAATGGGTGAAGTTGAATGATGAGTTAAAGGTGATTGAGCCAGCAACAAAAGCCCCGTAG
- a CDS encoding HEAT repeat domain-containing protein, protein MNKNHNIIELLRTFAHRTDPDRVFDAEQALQPFGDEIVPALTKSLNDPDPDLRILALKILEHIDQNTEPALPAMIEALEDDHRTVKIAALTPVASFGAKAIDAVPILEKWIGSDDEFSHVSAAGHILMIDPTRSKELLSVLLKALESDDIGIRCQTAWLLGQLGELERDVVPALERMLDDENSSVRSVAADAILDITDNDITHVTI, encoded by the coding sequence ATGAATAAAAACCACAACATAATCGAACTTCTTCGCACTTTCGCCCATCGGACTGATCCCGACCGGGTATTCGACGCCGAGCAAGCACTTCAGCCTTTCGGTGACGAGATAGTCCCCGCTCTTACCAAATCTCTCAACGATCCTGACCCCGACCTTCGCATTCTCGCTCTAAAAATACTTGAACACATCGACCAAAATACCGAACCTGCACTTCCAGCTATGATCGAGGCACTCGAAGACGATCACAGAACTGTAAAAATCGCCGCCCTCACACCTGTGGCGTCATTCGGTGCAAAGGCGATTGATGCCGTTCCAATTCTGGAGAAGTGGATTGGAAGCGATGACGAGTTCAGTCATGTGTCGGCAGCGGGGCACATTTTGATGATTGATCCCACAAGATCTAAAGAACTCTTATCGGTTCTGCTAAAGGCTTTGGAATCTGACGATATAGGAATTCGTTGCCAGACGGCTTGGCTGCTCGGACAACTCGGAGAATTGGAAAGAGATGTTGTGCCTGCATTGGAGCGAATGCTGGACGATGAAAACTCGTCTGTTCGCAGTGTCGCAGCAGATGCGATTCTGGATATTACGGACAACGACATAACTCATGTGACGATTTGA